In Actinoplanes derwentensis, the following proteins share a genomic window:
- a CDS encoding ketose-bisphosphate aldolase, with amino-acid sequence MLTTGKAILDVANEHGFAVPAFNISDWAMFKGIVEISEETNAPLLVAIHPDEVSHIGRDLIKAIAERAHRSSVPIAIHWDHGATYEQMLEAFQFGFTSVMIDASMKPFDENVAISKKVVDSAHVLGVSVEGELGTIGANDSYAEGGSATIIYTDPDDAVTFVEQTGVDSLAIAIGTFHGFYPAHLKPELKLDLLKEIKSRVQIPLVLHGGSNNPDDEIREAARIGINKINISTDIKVAYHQKMREILGDDPKTREPNAIQPACIAAMNEVAAHKIELFGAAGKAALY; translated from the coding sequence ATGCTGACCACCGGCAAGGCGATCCTCGACGTCGCCAACGAGCACGGCTTCGCCGTACCCGCCTTCAACATCAGCGACTGGGCGATGTTCAAGGGCATCGTGGAGATCAGCGAGGAGACCAACGCTCCGCTGCTCGTCGCGATCCACCCCGACGAGGTCAGCCACATCGGCCGTGACCTGATCAAGGCCATCGCCGAGCGCGCCCACCGCTCGAGTGTGCCGATCGCGATCCACTGGGACCACGGCGCGACCTATGAGCAGATGCTGGAGGCGTTCCAGTTCGGCTTCACCTCGGTGATGATCGACGCCTCGATGAAGCCGTTCGACGAGAACGTGGCGATCTCGAAGAAGGTGGTCGACTCGGCGCACGTGCTGGGTGTCTCGGTCGAGGGTGAGCTGGGCACGATCGGCGCGAACGACAGCTACGCCGAGGGCGGTTCCGCCACCATCATCTACACCGACCCGGACGACGCGGTCACGTTCGTCGAGCAGACCGGCGTGGACAGCCTGGCCATCGCGATCGGCACGTTCCACGGCTTCTACCCGGCACACCTCAAGCCGGAGCTGAAACTGGACCTGCTCAAGGAGATCAAGAGCCGGGTGCAGATCCCGCTCGTCCTGCACGGTGGCTCGAACAACCCGGACGACGAGATCCGGGAGGCCGCCCGGATCGGCATCAACAAGATCAACATCTCGACGGACATCAAGGTCGCCTACCACCAGAAGATGCGCGAGATCCTCGGCGACGACCCGAAGACCCGCGAGCCCAACGCCATCCAGCCGGCCTGCATCGCGGCGATGAACGAGGTCGCCGCCCACAAGATCGAACTGTTCGGCGCCGCCGGCAAGGCCGCGCTGTACTGA
- a CDS encoding carbohydrate ABC transporter permease — protein MASVKTRRTLAKAGVITGLLLGGLFAGLPVLWMLSTSLKSNGEVFQNPPQLITDSFSFDAYTAILGDPAQLRFFLNSYIVAGSVTVLTLLVAILAGYAFSRFTFPGSKTINAIIVSVQAVPPITLVIPYFGLVVALGLYDTYAGLILTHMVFTLPYAIIMITAYLNTLPKELDESVKVDGGNGWTALWRILVPISVPGLIAVGVYTFMISWNEYLFALSLTRTDEMRTVPIGIQMLMGQHSYEWNQMMAMSILGSIPVLVLFLIFQRRFIGGLTAGAVKA, from the coding sequence ATGGCCTCCGTCAAGACCCGCCGCACCCTCGCCAAGGCCGGCGTCATCACCGGGCTCCTGCTCGGCGGCCTCTTCGCCGGCCTGCCGGTGCTGTGGATGCTCTCCACCTCACTGAAGAGCAACGGCGAGGTCTTCCAGAACCCGCCGCAACTGATCACCGACAGCTTCTCGTTCGACGCGTACACCGCGATCCTGGGCGACCCCGCCCAGCTCAGGTTCTTCCTCAACAGCTACATCGTCGCCGGTTCGGTCACCGTCCTGACCCTGCTGGTGGCGATCCTGGCCGGGTACGCGTTCAGCCGCTTCACCTTCCCCGGTTCGAAGACCATCAACGCGATCATCGTCAGCGTCCAAGCGGTGCCACCGATCACCCTGGTCATCCCGTACTTCGGGCTCGTCGTCGCGCTCGGCCTGTACGACACCTACGCCGGACTGATCCTGACCCACATGGTGTTCACGCTGCCGTACGCGATCATCATGATCACCGCCTATCTGAACACCCTGCCGAAGGAACTCGACGAGTCCGTCAAGGTCGACGGCGGCAACGGCTGGACCGCGCTGTGGCGGATCCTGGTGCCGATCTCGGTTCCCGGCCTGATCGCGGTCGGCGTCTACACCTTCATGATCTCGTGGAACGAGTACCTGTTCGCCCTCTCGCTGACCAGGACCGATGAGATGCGCACCGTGCCGATCGGGATCCAGATGCTGATGGGCCAGCACTCGTACGAGTGGAACCAGATGATGGCGATGAGCATCCTCGGATCGATCCCCGTCCTGGTCCTGTTCCTCATCTTCCAGCGGCGATTCATCGGCGGCCTGACCGCCGGCGCCGTCAAAGCCTGA
- a CDS encoding carbohydrate ABC transporter permease → MTMKAAPAGPRAGRFRSLIPYGYLSPTVLLIFVLMVIPIVMVISYSLRDNVIVNQNPVFTGFANYTKVLTDPDFLAALKNTAVFISVSTAAHLLLGLSFAMMLNTKLLSGVTKAIFRIVYILPWLFTIAVIAVIWRLLLDPSGVVNYILQTLGVVQEGVGWFSDPDIALWAVTFVNVWSGYPFFMISLLAGLQGIPADLYEAASVDGTTWWQRFRHVTLPQLRPVIISMAVLDLIWTSQQFALIWMTTGGGPLNTTEMLSTYVYKQAFSEYEFATASAAAVIVLLLTMVLAFFYVRSQRER, encoded by the coding sequence ATGACAATGAAGGCCGCCCCTGCCGGGCCTCGTGCCGGCCGGTTCCGGAGCCTGATCCCGTACGGCTACCTGTCGCCGACCGTACTGCTGATCTTCGTCCTGATGGTGATCCCCATCGTCATGGTGATCAGCTACTCGCTGCGCGACAACGTGATCGTCAACCAGAACCCGGTCTTCACCGGCTTCGCCAACTACACCAAGGTCCTCACCGACCCCGACTTCCTGGCCGCGCTGAAGAACACCGCCGTCTTCATCTCGGTCAGCACCGCGGCCCACCTGCTCCTCGGGCTCAGTTTCGCGATGATGCTGAACACCAAGCTGCTCAGCGGCGTCACCAAGGCGATCTTCCGGATCGTCTACATCCTCCCGTGGCTGTTCACCATCGCGGTCATCGCGGTGATCTGGCGGCTACTGCTCGACCCGTCCGGCGTCGTCAACTACATCCTTCAGACCCTCGGCGTCGTTCAGGAGGGCGTGGGCTGGTTCAGTGATCCGGACATCGCGCTCTGGGCGGTCACCTTCGTCAACGTCTGGTCCGGCTACCCGTTCTTCATGATCAGCCTGCTGGCCGGTCTGCAGGGCATACCCGCCGACCTGTACGAGGCCGCCTCGGTGGACGGCACGACTTGGTGGCAGCGGTTCCGGCACGTGACCCTGCCCCAGCTGCGGCCGGTGATCATCAGTATGGCGGTGCTCGACCTGATCTGGACGTCCCAGCAGTTCGCCCTGATCTGGATGACGACCGGCGGCGGCCCGCTGAACACCACCGAGATGCTCAGCACCTACGTCTACAAGCAGGCCTTCAGCGAGTACGAGTTCGCGACCGCGTCGGCGGCCGCCGTGATCGTCCTGCTCCTGACCATGGTCCTGGCCTTCTTCTACGTTCGTTCACAACGGGAGCGGTGA
- a CDS encoding ADP-dependent glucokinase/phosphofructokinase, with product MTDASRVVLGLGGCVDYELKLTAEVLEQLVTEYGVTAAELSSPATVTSERDLVVSILSYVARGGGGEHYVASAASCETFANRYPHRATLGGTSVRAGILMSKLGVPSTLHLVSVNDTIRRLLPAGTEWINSGTADTTYPHLIVQYDRDLRIRAGDIDVTAPFPNRLIYVNDPANSAMLLTGELGDRLARAGVFLISGFNAMRDQRELDTRMAELRDHMRRLPPGAVTYFEDAAYHVPAFSQRVRHALLDSIDVYGLNEDEMQDYLGRTIDLLSPVEIAGALTELATLIPAPTLVLHTKYWALAYGDHAATWANALDSGTVMAAVRYRHGDDFTDDDVVELRRRARRPESVVFARDLENLVGNRVHCAPAFALDVPNPTTVGLGDTFVGGFLTALARSSEDTL from the coding sequence ATGACAGACGCGTCCCGTGTAGTCCTGGGCCTCGGCGGCTGTGTCGACTACGAGCTGAAACTGACCGCCGAAGTCCTGGAACAACTGGTCACCGAATACGGCGTCACCGCCGCGGAGCTGTCGTCGCCGGCCACGGTGACCAGTGAACGGGACCTCGTGGTGTCGATCCTCTCCTACGTGGCCCGCGGTGGCGGCGGCGAACACTACGTCGCCTCCGCCGCGTCGTGTGAGACCTTCGCCAACCGTTACCCGCACCGCGCGACACTCGGGGGCACGTCGGTGCGAGCCGGAATCCTGATGAGCAAGCTCGGCGTGCCGTCGACGTTGCACCTGGTCAGTGTCAACGACACCATCCGGCGGCTACTGCCCGCCGGCACCGAGTGGATCAACAGCGGCACCGCCGACACCACGTACCCGCACCTGATCGTGCAGTACGACCGGGACCTGCGGATCCGGGCCGGCGACATCGACGTCACCGCGCCCTTCCCGAACCGGCTGATCTACGTCAACGACCCGGCCAACAGCGCGATGCTGCTCACCGGCGAACTCGGCGACCGGCTGGCCCGGGCCGGCGTCTTCCTGATCTCCGGCTTCAACGCCATGCGCGACCAGCGTGAACTCGACACGCGGATGGCCGAGCTGCGCGACCACATGCGGCGGCTGCCGCCCGGGGCGGTGACCTACTTCGAGGACGCCGCCTACCACGTGCCGGCCTTCAGTCAGCGTGTCCGTCACGCTCTTCTGGACAGCATCGACGTCTACGGGCTGAACGAAGACGAAATGCAGGACTACCTCGGCCGTACGATCGACCTGCTCTCGCCCGTGGAGATCGCCGGAGCACTCACCGAACTGGCCACGCTCATCCCGGCACCGACCCTGGTATTGCACACCAAGTATTGGGCCCTCGCCTACGGCGACCATGCCGCCACCTGGGCGAACGCCCTCGACAGCGGCACGGTGATGGCCGCCGTCCGCTACCGCCACGGCGACGACTTCACCGACGACGACGTGGTCGAACTGCGCCGCCGGGCGCGCCGACCGGAATCGGTGGTGTTCGCCCGAGACCTGGAGAACCTGGTGGGCAACCGGGTCCACTGTGCTCCGGCA
- a CDS encoding ABC transporter substrate-binding protein, which translates to MAVRSTRLKKLMAALAVTTLVGSVAACGGSSEESSDGTVTLEFAQWWGAELPAGDFDKIINDFTTANPNIKIKLLSAPYASTKQQLVTGAASKTLPDVVGLDGAWVNDFAKQGAIADMSALMTEAGYDQSQLASQIQLDGKTYMVPVVNFVYPLFVNKDLLTKAGVTAVPTTRTEFSDAAKKISATGSDVKGWALPLDTAVPNGIQNDVMSWLWASGGSMLKDGKPNLTSPEVKATVEYVKSLNDAGVIAPGSLTMKEQDKVEKFTNGQVGMMIDSLAHINLIKEGKPDLNFEVAALPAVDGYTGKRGIPYASWGIGISNSTEHKAEAFKFVSYLMSQETNANLATIANAFPGNKNAEPDFSNSDPLFKKAFEIYQAGTPANEFVGLPKSEELMRSFDEQLQLVLTGKTTVDEALAKSQENWSSVIG; encoded by the coding sequence ATGGCAGTTCGTTCCACCCGGCTGAAGAAGCTGATGGCGGCGCTGGCAGTGACCACTTTGGTCGGGTCGGTTGCCGCGTGCGGCGGCTCCAGCGAGGAGAGCTCGGACGGCACCGTCACCCTCGAGTTCGCACAGTGGTGGGGAGCCGAGCTCCCAGCCGGAGATTTCGACAAAATCATCAACGACTTCACCACCGCGAACCCCAACATCAAGATCAAACTGCTGAGCGCGCCGTACGCGTCGACCAAGCAGCAACTCGTCACCGGAGCTGCCTCCAAGACCCTGCCCGACGTGGTGGGACTGGACGGCGCCTGGGTCAACGACTTCGCCAAACAGGGCGCTATCGCTGACATGTCCGCGCTGATGACCGAGGCCGGTTACGACCAGAGTCAGCTCGCGAGCCAGATTCAGCTCGACGGCAAGACCTACATGGTCCCGGTCGTCAACTTCGTCTATCCGCTCTTCGTCAACAAGGACCTGCTGACGAAAGCGGGAGTCACCGCGGTGCCCACCACGCGCACCGAGTTCTCCGACGCCGCCAAGAAGATCTCCGCGACCGGCTCCGACGTGAAGGGCTGGGCACTCCCACTCGACACCGCGGTCCCGAACGGAATCCAGAACGACGTGATGTCCTGGCTGTGGGCCTCCGGCGGCAGCATGCTGAAGGACGGCAAGCCGAACCTGACCAGTCCCGAGGTCAAGGCCACCGTCGAATACGTGAAGAGCCTCAACGACGCCGGTGTCATCGCCCCCGGATCGCTCACCATGAAAGAGCAGGACAAGGTCGAGAAGTTCACCAACGGGCAGGTCGGCATGATGATCGACTCGCTGGCGCACATCAACCTCATCAAAGAGGGCAAGCCGGACCTGAACTTCGAGGTCGCCGCCCTGCCGGCGGTGGACGGCTACACCGGCAAGCGCGGTATCCCGTACGCCTCCTGGGGCATCGGCATCTCCAACTCGACCGAACACAAGGCCGAGGCCTTCAAGTTCGTGTCGTACCTGATGAGCCAGGAGACCAACGCGAACCTCGCCACGATCGCGAACGCCTTCCCCGGTAACAAGAACGCCGAGCCGGACTTCAGTAACTCCGACCCGCTGTTCAAGAAGGCCTTCGAGATCTACCAGGCGGGCACCCCGGCGAACGAGTTCGTCGGCCTGCCGAAGTCCGAGGAACTGATGCGCAGCTTCGACGAGCAGCTCCAGCTGGTGCTGACCGGTAAGACGACGGTCGACGAGGCCCTGGCCAAGTCGCAGGAGAACTGGTCCTCGGTCATCGGTTAG
- a CDS encoding DeoR/GlpR family DNA-binding transcription regulator, producing the protein MAVDKDDRQRHLPAGRKAQLVAFVADAGQVTVAELAERFKVSIDTVRRDLDRLASEGALVRTYGGAVSLATAYRVDSAVEQRLAFMEKEKETIATLAAELVQDASTIMINGGTTTLATARRLSGHRDLTIATNNLLIPGALPISAIRDIYFFGGTVRQLTLATYGPVSFRTADGADLDITCDLALIGVGAVSADAGFTTSNLAEAAMMQAMIARAARVAILADSSKFDRRLFAQVSDLSAADYLITDAPPPAPLLETLEAAGVEVITPSSAPRPR; encoded by the coding sequence GTGGCCGTCGATAAAGATGACCGTCAGCGTCACCTGCCCGCGGGGCGCAAGGCTCAGCTGGTGGCGTTCGTCGCCGACGCCGGCCAGGTCACCGTGGCCGAGCTGGCCGAACGCTTCAAGGTCTCCATCGACACCGTGCGCCGCGATCTCGACCGGCTGGCCTCCGAAGGCGCTCTCGTGCGCACCTACGGGGGCGCCGTCAGCCTCGCCACCGCCTACCGCGTCGACAGCGCCGTCGAGCAGCGGCTCGCGTTCATGGAGAAGGAGAAGGAGACGATCGCGACCCTGGCCGCCGAACTGGTCCAGGACGCCTCGACGATCATGATCAACGGCGGGACGACCACGCTCGCCACCGCCCGCCGCCTCAGCGGGCACCGCGATCTCACCATCGCGACCAACAACCTGCTGATCCCGGGGGCGCTGCCGATCAGCGCGATCCGCGACATCTACTTCTTCGGCGGCACGGTCCGCCAGCTGACGCTCGCGACATACGGCCCGGTCAGCTTCCGCACCGCCGACGGCGCCGACCTGGACATCACCTGCGACCTGGCGCTGATCGGCGTCGGCGCGGTCTCCGCCGACGCCGGATTCACCACCAGCAACCTCGCCGAGGCAGCCATGATGCAGGCGATGATCGCGCGCGCGGCCCGGGTGGCGATACTGGCCGACTCCTCGAAGTTCGACCGCCGGCTGTTCGCCCAGGTGTCCGACCTGAGCGCCGCCGACTACCTGATCACCGACGCGCCCCCACCGGCGCCACTGCTGGAGACCCTCGAAGCCGCCGGCGTCGAAGTGATCACCCCGTCGTCGGCGCCCCGCCCGCGCTAG